A window of the Triplophysa dalaica isolate WHDGS20190420 unplaced genomic scaffold, ASM1584641v1 Contig24, whole genome shotgun sequence genome harbors these coding sequences:
- the LOC130417155 gene encoding ras GTPase-activating protein-binding protein 2-like, which translates to MVMEKPSPLLVGREFVRQYYTLLNKAPDYLHRFYGRNSSYVHGGVDGSGQPEEAVYGQAEIHTKVMSLQFSECHTKIRHVDAHATLGDGVVVQVMGELSNGGRAMRRFMQTFVLAPEGSAVNKFYVHNDIFRYEEEVFGDSEVELAESEEEDVEEKQTETRVSPEPAQDRPASTTCYEPPPVSNGVEEQQEEMGLEAQPESQPEPQASQEAEVELSPDGEQQVAEAEPEEEEKLTEEEKHSTPDPVLTPPPQQTPEPPKAFSWASVTSKNLPPAGASVVSSHLLKTASVQPRVELKLDAQSALPRDHRRERSGFPPRGARADGGGSESQAGKQHMSFRGRGDPEAGDADGRRSVRYPDSHQLFVGNLPHDIDEGELKDFFMTFGNVVEMRINTKGVGGKLPNFGFVVFDDCEPVPRILGAKPIMFRGEVRLNVEEKKTRATRERDTRGAADGRRGLSGPRGSMGNGMGRDRDGRGPLSSRGGMGAGRGGGPSGESRFAGPRR; encoded by the exons ATGGTGATGGAGAAACCAAGTCCTCTGCTCGTAGGACGCGAGTTTGTGAGGCAGTACTACACACTTCTCAACAAAGCACCTGATTATCTGCACCG GTTCTACGGGAGGAACTCCTCATATGTTCATGGAGGTGTGGACGGCAGTGGACAGCCAGAGGAGGCGGTGTATGGTCAGGCG gaAATCCATACCAAGGTGATGTCACTGCAGTTCAGTGAGTGTCACACTAAGATCCGTCATGTAGACGCTCATGCGACCCTCGGCGACGGGGTCGTTGTCCAGGTGATGGGCGAGTTGTCTAACGGCGGACGGGCCATGAGGAGGTTCATGCAGACGTTTGTTCTCGCTCCTGAG GGATCTGCTGTCAACAAGTTCTATGTGCATAATGACATCTTTCGCTATGAGGAGGAAGTGTTTGGAGACTCGGAGGTTGAACTAGCAg agTCTGAGGAAGAGGACGTggaggaaaaacaaacagagactcGCGTCTCACCTGAGCCCGCCCAGGACCGGCCCGCCAGCACCACCTGCTATGAGCCTCCACCCGTCAG CAACGGAGTGGAGGAGCAGCAGGAGGAGATGGGTCTGGAAGCGCAGCCAGAATCACAGCCTGAGCCACAGGCCAGTCAGGAGGCAGAGGTGGAACTTAGCCCAGATGGAGAGCAGCAGGTGGCAGAGGCGGAGCCTGAAGAGGAAGAGAAACTTACAGAGGAGGAGAAACACTCCACCCCCGACCCCGTCCTGACTCCGCCCCCTCAGCAGACTCCAGAACCACCGAAG GCGTTCTCGTGGGCTTCGGTCACCAGTAAGAATCTTCCTCCAGCCGGAGCTTCTGTCGTGTCTTCACACCTGCTGAAAACTGCCAGCGTTCAG ccaCGGGTGGAGCTGAAATTGGACGCTCAGTCTGCTTTACCCCGAGATCATAGGAGGGAGAGGTCAGGTTTTCCCCCAAGAGGAGCTCGAGCAG ATGGCGGCGGCTCAGAGTCTCAGGCCGGGAAACAGCACATGAGTTTTAGGG GCCGCGGTGACCCTGAGGCCGGTGATGCAGATGGTCGCAGGTCTGTGCGTTATCCAGACAGTCACCAGCTCTTCGTTGGAAATCTTCCTCATGACATAGATGAGGGTGAACTGAAGGACTTCTTCATGA CGTTTGGGAATGTGGTGGAGATGAGAATCAACACAAAGGGTGTCGGAGGCAAACTGCCCAACTTTGGTTTTGTGGTGTTTGATGACTGTGAGCCTGTGCCGCGGATCCTGGGAGCTAAG CCTATCATGTTTCGTGGAGAAGTGCGGCTCAACGTGGAGGAGAAGAAGACTAGAGCCACCCGAGAGCGAGACACAAGAGGAGCAGCCGACGGTCGCCGGGGACTCAGCGGGCCCCGAGGATCTATGGGAAATGGAATGGGGCGAGACAGAGATGGGCGTGGCCCCCTCTCGTCGAGAGGCGGGATGGGGGCTGGGAGAGGTGGCGGTCCGAGCGGAGAGAGCCGGTTTGCGGGGCCGCGACGCTGA